A window of the Cicer arietinum cultivar CDC Frontier isolate Library 1 chromosome 6, Cicar.CDCFrontier_v2.0, whole genome shotgun sequence genome harbors these coding sequences:
- the LOC140920679 gene encoding uncharacterized protein translates to MESETGSCNVGLKSIPEGVTTCVLYLSSPTQRKVGKGILYNTSGEVLHNIPIPAGHVKVSPTVAFEPTAPLPIPDNDGDMKFLSDAIGSYVAWPTNLVALQKKIPKDKSVTSPEKVQINKPPLQPKKGSKPQKLEVNRAAKLQRLEGNKAAKLAATKNLDRGKSVAAAAAPNKSQPRLGKYGACLDIQIKRNMGSSNDSPIVQMNKDIFGDEYIEYLEKEHMYELLEHKELSATVISLYIRFLYEKVVCTRKLSNKYSFLSPHKMSMFKLDPDNVKHYIVDMFLRNKESDKLFLAPYNSGYVILSFLIDENLIY, encoded by the exons atggagagtgaaaccgggagttgcaacgtcggtttgaagagtattcccgag ggtgtcactacatgtgtcctatacttgtcctcgcctactcaacggaaggtgggaaaaggaatattgtacaatacttcgggagaagtattgcacaatattccgatccccgcgggccatgtcaaagtatcgcctacggttgctttcgaaccaactgcaccgttgcccataccggacaacgatggagatatgaagttcttaagcgacgctattggcagttacgtggcatggcccacaaaccttgttgccctccaaaaaaagattcccaaagacaaatcagttacatctcccgaaaag gtccaaataaataaaccacccctacagccaaaaaaaggcagcaaacctcaaaaattggaggttaatagggctgccaaactacaaaggctggagggtaataaagctgcaaaacttgcagcaacaaaaaatctagatcggggaaaatcggtcgctgctgctgctgctcctaataaaagtcagccacgccttggtaaatacggggcgtgtcttgacatccaaataaaaaggaacatgggcagcagcaacgattcgcccatcgtacaaatgaataaagacatctttggagatgagtatattgaatacctcgaaaaggagcacatgtacgaacttctcgaacataaggagctgagtgctactgtaatcagcttgtacataag gtttttgtacgagaaggtcgtgtgcacgaggaaactgtcaaataaatactcattcttgtctccgcataagatgtcgatgttcaaactcgatccagacaatgtaaaacactacattgtagatatgtttttaagaaataaagaaagtgataaattgttcttggcaccatataattcagggtacgtaattttatcttttttaattgatgagaatttaatttattag